From the genome of Segatella hominis, one region includes:
- the tsaE gene encoding tRNA (adenosine(37)-N6)-threonylcarbamoyltransferase complex ATPase subunit type 1 TsaE produces the protein MKIKIDSLENIHAAAKEFLANMGDGKVFAFYGKMGTGKTTFIKAICEELGVDDVITSPTFAIVNEYTAGNGDPIYHFDFYRIKKIDEVYDMGYEDYFYGGNLCFLEWPELIEDLLPEDVTRVHIHTEEDGSRTVEF, from the coding sequence ATGAAAATCAAAATTGACTCATTAGAAAACATCCATGCTGCAGCCAAGGAATTTCTGGCCAACATGGGTGATGGTAAAGTCTTTGCCTTTTACGGAAAGATGGGTACTGGTAAGACTACATTTATCAAAGCTATCTGCGAAGAGTTGGGAGTAGATGATGTCATCACATCTCCTACATTTGCCATTGTCAACGAATATACCGCAGGGAATGGCGACCCAATCTATCACTTTGACTTCTATCGTATCAAAAAGATAGACGAGGTCTATGATATGGGATATGAGGATTACTTCTATGGAGGAAACTTATGTTTTCTGGAATGGCCAGAACTGATAGAAGACCTTCTACCAGAAGATGTGACAAGAGTACATATTCACACAGAAGAAGACGGAAGCAGAACCGTTGAATTCTGA
- a CDS encoding GNAT family N-acetyltransferase, which translates to MNLEEYKIELLSDFDELINFYTGKDKMDDFLHNHLQDCEESHYCKTFCVRLKANNTIVAIFALEFDSVDIDSDDFDDMRIGAAGTDLPAVKETFREQFEQKYTYPALEIAYLAIDQKFQSLHIGSALVDEIASMARKQRYAGCVFLTVRAWHTSNYSAVGFYEKNQFAKLTPVAQMDVWPMYKTIWPIE; encoded by the coding sequence ATGAATTTAGAAGAATACAAAATAGAACTTTTATCAGACTTTGATGAGTTGATAAATTTCTATACAGGAAAAGACAAAATGGATGACTTTCTTCATAATCACTTACAAGATTGTGAAGAGAGTCATTATTGTAAGACATTTTGTGTCCGCTTAAAAGCAAACAACACGATTGTTGCTATTTTCGCCTTAGAATTCGACTCCGTTGACATAGATTCAGATGATTTTGATGATATGCGTATAGGTGCAGCAGGAACCGATTTACCTGCGGTAAAAGAAACATTCCGAGAACAATTCGAACAAAAATATACTTATCCCGCTTTAGAAATTGCCTACTTAGCTATTGATCAAAAATTTCAAAGCTTACATATAGGTTCAGCCTTAGTTGACGAAATAGCTTCGATGGCTAGAAAACAAAGATATGCCGGTTGCGTCTTCTTGACAGTAAGAGCTTGGCATACCTCTAATTACAGCGCAGTAGGTTTCTATGAAAAGAATCAATTTGCAAAATTGACTCCTGTTGCACAAATGGATGTTTGGCCAATGTACAAAACAATTTGGCCGATAGAATGA